One segment of Ricinus communis isolate WT05 ecotype wild-type chromosome 8, ASM1957865v1, whole genome shotgun sequence DNA contains the following:
- the LOC8265938 gene encoding NAC domain-containing protein 104 isoform X2, giving the protein MSGNNNVNLPPGFRFYPTEEELVVHFLQRKAALLPCHPDVIPDLDLYPYDPWELDGKALAEGRQWYYYSRRTQNRITENGYWKAIGIDEPVLTNANKRVGIKKYSLFYVGEAPGGMKTNWIMEEYRLSSSDCPSSSRSSKRRGHPKIFNKLAGL; this is encoded by the exons ATGAGTGGCAACAACAATGTTAATCTTCCACCCGGTTTTCGATTTTATCCCACTGAGGAAGAGCTCGTTGTTCATTTTCTCCAGCGTAAGGCCGCTCTTTTACCTTGTCATCCCGATGTCATCCCTGATCTTGATCTTTATCCTTATGACCCATGGGAACTTGATG GTAAAGCACTAGCGGAAGGTAGGCAATGGTACTACTATAGCCGGAGAACACAGAATAGGATAACTGAAAATGGGTACTGGAAGGCAATAGGCATTGATGAACCTGTCCTTACAAACGCCAACAAGAGAGTTggaattaagaaatattcacTGTTTTACGTCGGAGAAGCTCCTGGAGGAATGAAAACTAATTGGATAATGGAGGAGTACCGATTATCATCATCGGATTGTCCTTCTAGTAGTAGATCATCCAAAAGAAGAGGACATCCAAAAATA TTTAATAAACTTGCAGGACTATAG
- the LOC8265938 gene encoding NAC domain-containing protein 104 isoform X1, protein MSGNNNVNLPPGFRFYPTEEELVVHFLQRKAALLPCHPDVIPDLDLYPYDPWELDGKALAEGRQWYYYSRRTQNRITENGYWKAIGIDEPVLTNANKRVGIKKYSLFYVGEAPGGMKTNWIMEEYRLSSSDCPSSSRSSKRRGHPKIDYSKWVICKVYERNCDDEDDGSTELSCLDEVFLSLEDMEEISLPN, encoded by the exons ATGAGTGGCAACAACAATGTTAATCTTCCACCCGGTTTTCGATTTTATCCCACTGAGGAAGAGCTCGTTGTTCATTTTCTCCAGCGTAAGGCCGCTCTTTTACCTTGTCATCCCGATGTCATCCCTGATCTTGATCTTTATCCTTATGACCCATGGGAACTTGATG GTAAAGCACTAGCGGAAGGTAGGCAATGGTACTACTATAGCCGGAGAACACAGAATAGGATAACTGAAAATGGGTACTGGAAGGCAATAGGCATTGATGAACCTGTCCTTACAAACGCCAACAAGAGAGTTggaattaagaaatattcacTGTTTTACGTCGGAGAAGCTCCTGGAGGAATGAAAACTAATTGGATAATGGAGGAGTACCGATTATCATCATCGGATTGTCCTTCTAGTAGTAGATCATCCAAAAGAAGAGGACATCCAAAAATA GACTATAGTAAATGGGTTATTTGTAAAGTATATGAGAGAAACTGTGATGACGAGGATGATGGATCGACAGAACTTTCGTGCTTGGACGAAGTTTTCTTGTCATTAGAAGATATGGAAGAGATAAGTTTGCCAAACTAG